CCCCGAAGGACAAGAACGTCCTCTCCGGTCGTCCCCCTGTATTTCTCCGGGACATCAAGGACAGTCAACCCATCGGAGCAGTTTATGGCCACCAGAACCCGTTCGTTCCCCAGAACCCGCTCGTACACAAGAAGCTCGCCCTCGAACCTGATGGGCACGAACTCGCCGAGCTGAAGCGCCCCGCTCCTTTTCCGAAGCTCGATCAGTCTCTTCGTGGTTTCCATAACTTCCATGTCCCATCTCCCGGAGTCCCAGGTCATCGGGGTTCTCCCCGCGCTCAGTCCCTCTTCACCCAGCCCCCTGAGTCCAATCTCATCGCCGTAGAATATCGAGGGAATCCCCTTGTACGTCATCAGAAACGCCAGCGCGCAGAGGTACTGCCTCCTGTCCCCCACCAGATCGAGGAATCGCTCGGTGTCGTGGTTGTCGAGGAAGTTGTACATCGCGTACTCGGCCGGGCCGAGGTGCGCGCTCAGGAGTTCCAGTCCGTCGAGGAACTCTCCGGCGTCTATCTCCCTCTCAACGAAGAACCTCAGGATGAGATCGTAGAGGGGATAATTCATAGTCCCGTGGAAGACGTCGAAGAGCCAGAGTCTCGCATCGTCCATGACTTCTCCGACCAGATACGCACTCCCCGGCATCTCTTCCCTTACTTCGCGCCAGAACTCGGGGGGAACGCCGTGCGCCACATCGAGGCGCCAGCCGTCGGCCCCCTGATCGAGCCAGTGCTTCATGGCTTTGATAATGTACTCCCTGACCTTTGGATTGTCGTGGTTCAGCCTCGGCATCAGCCAGACGGAGTAGAATGACTCGTAGTTCCAGTCCAGCTCCTTGAGCTTCGGGTATTTCTCCACCCACGGCCCATCGGAGCGCAGAGTTTCGAGGAACTCCCCGGAGACCACCGGAAAGCCCGTCACCCTGTAGAAGTCCCTGTACTCGCTCCCCTCTCCTTTCCCAACAACGTCCTGGAACCACGGGTGGAAGAAGCTCGTGTGGTGGAAAACTCCGTCGAGGACGAGCTTCATCCCCCTGTCCTTCAGGGCTTTCACAAGCTTCCTGAAGACTGAATAACCGCCGAGCTTCCTGTCAACACTGAAATAATCAACGACGTCGTAGCGGTGGTAGGTCATCGACTCGAAGATTGGGGTGAGGTAAAGGGCGTTTACACCGATTTCCTTAAGGTAGTCGAGCCTTTTGATTATCCCGGCGAGGTCCCCGCCGTGGAACCTCTCCCCCTCCGTGAGGCCCCTCGGTGTTCCGGGCAGGCCCCTGTCAAACCTGTCCGGCATTATCTGGTAGAAGACGCGATCGAATATCCATTCAGGGGCATTGAGCCTGTAGGGTTTCGCACTGAATGGGCCGAGTGCTGTGGTTTCCCCATCTTCAGTCAGCACCTCGAACGAGTACCAGATTTCACCCTCCCCCCGTAGGACGGCCTCGAAGTATTCAAAGACCCCATCGCCCGCCTTCCTCCTCAGGGGGAACATTTCTCCCCCGGTGCTCAATGTTGCCTTTCTGACAGCTCCCTTCCTCCCCCTTAGAATGACGTGAGTCCTCCCGCCCACGGCGTAGAGATAGGTGGCGCTCGGGGCGTGGAAGATCCTATCTTCTCCAACGACGACGGCGACGCTCGTTTCCCTCTCGAATTTGTAGGAGAGCCTCCTGTAGGTCTCCGTCAGGGGATTCTCGCCGTCCGTCTCGAATTTCCCGTCGATTGAGAATCCGTAGTGCCAGACGCCCTCTGGAAGTCTAACCGTCACCGCCCAGCGGTCGCCTTTCCTCCTCATCCTGAAGGAACCCTCGTTGAAGGCGTTGAAGCTTCCCACCAGGTACGCCCACTCCCCCCTGAGCGGCGTCGAGAACTCCACCACCGCGACCCTTCCGAAGCGGTGATCCGGTTCGAACCCGAAAGTTTTATACACTTTCCCCACCCAAGTATCACTACTGATGAGTAAACTTTGGCAAGTGAAACTTAAAAAGTTGGAGGTCTCGGTATGCACGAGGAAGAAATCGTTGAGAAGCTTCAGAAGCTCGGCCTTACGAAGTACGAGAGCCTCGCCTACATAACGCTCCTCAAACTCGGCCCCAGCAAGGCGACCGACATCACAAAGGAGAGCGGGATTCCCCACACGAGGGTTTACGACGTTCTCAGCTCCCTCCACAGGAAGGGCTTCGTTGATGTGATGCAGGGTTCTCCGAGGCTGTACAAGCCCGTCAACCCGGAGGTCGTTCTGGAGAAGATAAAGGAAGACTTCATCGAGGACATCGAGAACCTCAAGGTGGCATTCCTCGACCTCTACCGCGAGGTTCACGGGGAGGATTTGCCGGAGATATGGACGATACAGGGCTTTGACAACACGGTCGAGCGCGCCGAGTACGTTATAAGGACCGCCAAGCACGAGGTTCTCATCAACACTCCCTTTGAGTTCCTCAAGCTCCTCAAGAGCGAGATCCGCGCCAGGAAGGACGTCCTCTTCGTCATAATAAGCAACTTCGAGGACGAGATACCCGACTGGCTGAGGGGGAACAACATAATCCTGGCCAGGACAGGCGGTGCCCCCTGGCTCATGGCGAGCTGGATAATCGGCGACATCGACTACGCGCTCTTCTTCGGCGCTCTTCCAAAGGACAGGAGGCGGGAGAAGTTCTACTCCTTCTGGGCCAAGAGTCCCAAGATAATCCAGAACTACATGCACTGGTTCTACACCATCTACTTCGACAACAGCGAGGTCATAAAGCCGCTCAACTACGAGAAGCTCTCCAAACCGCTCTCCCTCGTTAACATAAGGACTCTGATCACGGTTCTCAAAGCCGCGGGGCTGCCCCGGAGGGCCGAAATAGTCGGCAGGATGGTCGACACGAAGGAGCCGGTCACCCTCGACGGAAGAATCGTGGAGTACGAGTACACTCCCCTCACCGCCAACATAACCTTCCGCTACAACGGCAGCGAGCTTAAGGTCGGCGGCATAGGCAGCTACTTCGAGGACGTCGAGGGAGAGAAGTTCATCCTCCTCGACTGAGCTTTCTTTTCTTCCAATCCACGTTTAACTCCAAGGCGGGTGATCGAGATGAAGGTTCTTATTCTGGGCTTCGAGTACCTCCCGGTGAAGGTCGGGGGCCTCGCAGAGGCCATAACGAGCATAGCCGAGGGACTGGCCGAACTCGGCCACGAGGTCGTCGTTCTAACCCCCGACCACGGAAGAAACCTCGGGGAACCCGTGAGGACGTTTAAGGTGGCCTCTTTCGGGGAGGACGTGAAGATCGAAGTGAGAAAACGCGAGCAGAATGGTGTAACCGTTTACTCCCTCGCCGGGGGTTTACTCAGCGAACCCGACGTCTATGGCCCCGACTGGGACGGCCTGCTGAGAAAAACGGTGCTCTTCGGCAAGGCGAGCGCCGGGCTTCTGAACAATCTCATATGTGAATTCAAGCCCGACGTCGTTCACGCCCACGACTGGCACACGGTCTTTGCCCTGGGTCTTTTGAAGAAGTACTTCGGGATAAGGAGTGTTTTCACCATTCACAGGCTCAACAAGGCAAAGGTTCCCGCGGAGTACTTCCACGAGGCGAATCTCAGCGAGCTCGCCCCCTATCCCGACCTCGACCCCGAGCATACTGGCGCCTACATAGCGGACATGGTGACCACCGTCAGCAGGAGCTATCTCTGGGAGGAGTGGGACTTCTTTGGGCACTTTGGGGGCAAAGTTACCCACGTCTTCAACGGTATCGACTGCTCCTTCTGGAACGAGGAACTCATAGAAAACAGGAACCTGCCGAGAAATGAGCGCAGAAGGCTCGTTCTGGAGCGCTTCGGACTCTCCGACGGTAAGACCTTCATGTTCATAGGCCGCTTCGACAGGGCACAGAAGGGCGTTGACACACTTCTCAGGGCGATAGAGATACTCTCAATGGACCCTGCCTTCGGAGATATGCGCTTCATCATCATAGGGAAGGGCGATCCGGAGCTTGAGAGATGGGCCAAGGCCGTTGAGAACCGCTTCCCTGAAAACGTCAGGGTCATAACCGAGCTGCTTTCCAGGGAGACCGTCCGCGAGCTTTACGGTTCCGTGGACTTCGTGATAGTTCCGTCGTACTTCGAGCCGTTCGGACTGGTTCAGCTCGAGGCGATGTGCCTCGGGGCGATTCCCATAGGCAGCGCCGTCGGCGGGATCAGGGACACGGTTGTCGACCTCGATTCAGATCCGGAGAACGCCACCGGCATGCTCGTGCCCCCGAGGGACGCCTTCGCGCTGGCAAAGGCCATGATACGGGCAAAGAACCTCGACGATTCAACCCTTGAGAGGCTCAGGGAGAACGGCAGACGGAGGGGAAGGGAGGACTTCACCTGGCGGAAGGCGTGCGAGAGGTACGTCAGGGCTTACCTCAACGAGGTGGACAGGGCGATTTCATTTTTGAGGTAGTTTTCCATTTTTTGTAAACTTTCGTGTAAAGTAATCAAAATCCGAATAGAAAATCTTTAAGAACTTTAGACCGCTAATTCTCCTAAATTACTAATGGGGGTGGCTTAAGTATGAAACGTGGGGTAGGTATGATACTCGCGGTTCTGATGCTGGGGTCTCTACTCTGGATTCCTTCTTACGGGGCCTCGGAGGGAACTCTCAGATCGGTTCACTATGGTATTGCTTCCCTGGGACTTGCATACTATTCAAGCCCTGAGAAGCTGGCCCCACTCATGAATCTGACAAACGAAGAGCTGGGCGAATTGCTTTCCTCAGGAGAATACAAACTCCAGAATCCTGTGATGGTAAACTACGGTAATGAATGGTACAAGATAAATCAGCCTCAGGCCATTGAGGGGACAACGTGGGTCATTACCGTTCTGGACATAAATATAAATGAGAACAGCGCGCTCGTGGTGGTCTCCGATTCCATAACCGGGAAACAGAGCGATCAGACACTGCTTCGCAGGGATGTTCCGGTTGATATCTTTGGAGATGGTTCGATTATTCTCACGCTGAAGGACACCTTCGTGGGAATTGATGGTAAACTCCTTGCCTTAATTGAAGCACATTCCAAAGTGAGTATCCTTAGGCTGGTCTCTAAGGATCAGTACTGGGATCTTCAGAAGCTGGGGCTTACCATGGGGATACTGGATGGTGTCAGGATTTTCCTCGCGGAAGAATGGGAACTCTACCCGGTTAACAAAAACCGTGTATCCGGTATTTATGCCCTCACGCGTGCGGGCATCGATAACCGCTGGAGCCTCATGAGTGCGAGTACCCCCGATGGCCACCTTAACGTATCATTTCTTACCAGCGATCGGTTGCTCTGGTCCCCCTGGAATCCCCTGAATTCACTCGATTCGAATTCATACCTCGTATGGAGCCTTGTGAGTGATTCCGGGGGGTACTACGGGTTTGATGGGTTCTATCACCCCTACCGTTGTACCTGGACAGTGGAGAGGGGTAACTTCGTGGTTCCGAACAACGCGGTTATCTACAACCAGACCCGCGGGTGGATCTCGCCCAATACCGGGAAGAACGCCACGGTTAAGATTACATACCACTGCGACTTTGGCCAGTGGCACAACGGTATCTCCGGAGGTATGGATGATCTCAAGAACTACATCGCGTTCCTCTACACATGGGGGTATCGTGATTTCGATGGGGACCCCTACTATGACCAGTTAAGAGATTTCTGGGATGTTCTGCCCCACACCCTTGGGTTCCAGTGGCTTCAGGATGGCTACGTTGTGTACGGGAACTACACGCATCCAATCGATGACAACGTGACGGCCCAGTATTACCTGTTCTATCCACAGTTTCCGTGGGAACTCTACTGGGCCATCGGAGAGCTTGTGGCTAACGGACAGGCCTACGGTGTCTCTAACTCCTACTACTTCGTGGACTGGAAAGATGGTGCTCAGCAACTTGACCTGCTGAACGGAACTCACTGTGGAGACCTTGAGAAGGTGATGAGCGCTATAGCCTCGGGCAACGCCGGGGCTTCGTTCCCGGGCATTAACTGGGGTTCCGCCGCTTCGCGCCTCAACTCGGACATTGCCTTTTACAGGGCTCACGGCCACTTCGTTATCAGCAACGGCCCATACATCCTAGCCGAATACGTGCCCACCAAGTACATAAAACTGGAGAAATTCACGGGTTCCAGAACAATCTTCGCAAATTATCCGCACATGCCGCTGACGGGTAACTCGAATGTCATTGAATTCGTTCCATCCGGGAATTTTGACAGTGCGGTTCAGGAGATAGCCCGGGGCAACGTGGATATAGGGATGTTTGGCTTCGGATGGTACAGGTTTGAATCCCTCGGAAGTGATGCCCTCCAGGCGCTTGAGCTATATCCAAAGACTGTGGGTTCTTTTGACCTAACTGTAAACCCATACCACGATCCAGATAAGGACGCCCCCATAGTTACCAACGCCAGTGGGGTCTATTTCAACCCGTTTGCAATCAGGGAGGTCCGTTTTGCTTTGAACTACCTCGTAAACAGGAGCTACATTGTTAACAACATCCTGGGTGGGGTCGGCACTCCAATGCTGGGTGGAATAAGCCAGACGGATCCAGCGTACCCATACATCCCTCCAGTATACCGCTCCCTGGGACTCGTTCCGGACGGGGATATCGCCTACGCCCTTGCGCTCGTGGAGAGGGGCATGGAAAAGGCCCAACAGGAGGTTGTCAAGTACGGCCACACGCTCGAGAGGAGGGACGATGGCTTCTGGTATTTTGACGGCCAGCCTGTTGAGGTCAAGTTCATCATCCGTATCGAGGACGAGAGGCACGATATCGGTCTGTACGTGGCGGACTTGCTTGAAAAGAGAATGGGTTTCAGGGTTAAGCGGCTTTTCTGGGATAGGCTGAAGGCCGGGCAGGTTGTCTTCGGCAAACCGCCCAGCAACTACGAGTGGAACATCTACACCGGCGGATGGGGCACCAGCGGCATCGAGGAGATTTATCCTGACGGGATGATTTCTTGGTGGTACTCTTCCAGTGGATACTATCCGTCTGCAGTTGGCCCCAACCATGAGTCTAACATAACGGTTGAGGCCGCATTGGCCTTTTTGGGGACCCAGTATGGGGACATGGGGACTTATCCCTCGGCGATTCAGAACGCCAGTAAGGTTTACTTCGTCTTTAACAACCTTGGAACCCCCGATTCGTTCTCGGCAAGCCAGTACATATCCCGCACGGTACCCATCAGCGTCCGTACAGTCTCAATGCTGGCGGATGAGTTCAACATCACCAGTGCAGGTTCAAGCGATGTGATCGTTTCCGTCGGCGGTCCGCTGGTAAACAGGATAACTGCAAAGTTTGATAGCATGGCACTTGTTCACATGGGAATAGAACCTGGAAGGATAAGGATACTCACACCTAACGGGGAGTTCATCTGGAACGTTCCGAAGCCGTGGTGGAACGTCACCGAGGGCTACTTTGTCATTCAGTTCTTCAATGACAGAACGACAGGAGCTCTTGTGGTGACCATTTACGGTACCGACGCGGATAGCACCGCCGCTGGGGCCTATTACTTTATGTCCCAGGTGTATCCTAACATAGACTTCTACAGCGGTCTCAACTACATGGTTGGCCTCTGGCAGGATACAGAAACCGGAGCGGACATCCCACTTCCGGGAGCCGGACAGGGCGACACAAGTGGCTTCAGTGCAGGCGACAGTATAACAATAGTGGCCCAGGGATGATTCTCTCCTTATTTATTTCCACCCGAACTCGGCTAAGAACTTCCTCTTCAACCTTTTTATCGTCCCTGAAACGCCGAGGGTTCTGAAGATCGCCCTTGAACCGTTGATGTTCGTGACCAGGGTTAGAGCGAACCGCAGCTCCTCGACGTGCTTCCTGTCGACGCGGACTATCCCGGTCTGGCTCTTCTCGTCGAACTTTATGAACCACGTCTTTGCCCTCGCCGAGCCGAGGGTTCCCAGTGTCGAGAGGCTCGCGTCCCAGATGGCCCTCTTTATCTCGTCCTTCGTGAATGCCCTCTCCCCTATAACCTGGAAGGCTATGTAGCGGTGCTTGTCCCTAAGTGTCGGTGGCAGGTACTTCGGCTTCTCCCTCATCTTCACACCTTCCCGGATTTGGCCACCAACCTTTTTAAGCCATGCCCCGACTCGGGAACTGGTGAGAGAATTGGTGCGAGAGACGCCCTACTTTTCATACGCCGTGAGAGAACTGCCGAAGGGCTGTCAGCTCTGCGTCAGGGGCGAGAAGCTAGTCCTATTCACTACGGGAGTCTGCCCGAGGGACTGCTTCTACTGTCCGCTCAGCCCCTGGAGAAGGGAGGATGTTGTTTACGCCAACGAGAGGCCGGTCAAGCGCGTTGACGACATCATCGAGGAAGCTTCTCTGCAGGAGGCAAAGGGTGCGGGAGTTACGGGGGGTGACCCGCTGGCGAGACTCGACAGGACGGTCGAGTACATAAAACTGCTGAAGGAAAACTTCGGGGAGGACTTCCACGTCCACCTCTACACCACGGGTGCTCTGGCAACGAGGAAGAACCTGGAGAAGCTCTACGACGCCGGGCTCGACGAGATACGCTTCCACCCCGATCTGTTCAATCCTAACTCCAGGCTCTTCAAGGTTGAAATCGAGAACATGAAGAATGCCTTCGACTTCGACTGGGATGTCGGCGGCGAGATTCCCTCGATCCCAGGCCAGTTCGAGGGGATGAAGTGGTACGCCGAGTTCCTGGACAACCTTGGCGCGAAGTTCCTCAACGTGAATGAGCTGGAGTTCAGTGAGAGCACCCTCAAGACCTTACTGGATAGGGGCTTCCAGCCGGTGAGCGACGAGAGTGCCGCTATAAAGGGTTCCCTTGAGCTGGGCCTCAAGCTCCTCGAGTGGGGCGAGGAGAACACTTCCCTGAGCTACCACCTCTGCACTGCCAAGCTGAAGGACGCGGTTCAGCTCAGGAACCGGCTGAAGAGGATGGCGAAGAAGATGGCGAAGCCCTACATGGAGATAACGGAGGAGGGAACGCTGCGCTTCGGCATTGCCGAGTACGGGGACTTAGACGAGCTTTACGAGTTCCTCGTTGAAGAGGCGGAAGTTCCGGCCGAGTGGCTCTACGTTAACCGCGAGAAGGGCAGGATAGAGATGCCGGAGGAGGTCGCGGTTGAGCTTGCCGATGCTGTGGAAGGGGACGTTAAGTTCTTCATCGTCGAGGAGTACCCGACGTGGGACGGGCTTGAGGTGGAGAGGATCCCTCTGCCGTGAGTTTTTACTTTTTTAGTTCTGGTCACAGGGGTGTAAGTAACTTACAGGGACATAAGCTGGAGGGACTTCGAAAGATTTATCTATTTCATGCATGCATGCACTTATAGGTGATGCCCTTGGGCAAAACGATAACCATAGCGGATGATGTCTACTATGAGCTGGTGAAGATGAAGGGGAAGAAGAGCTTTTCAGAACTCCTCAGGGAGCTGATAGGCAAGAAAAAGAAGGGAAACCTGGACGTGCTCATGATGGCCTTTGGAACGAGAACCCCGGAAGAGCTCGAGGAGCTTAAGAAAGAGCTCAAGGAGGTCGAAGAATGGATGGACTCCTGGACACCAGCGTGGTGATAGAGCTCTTTGGGGGAACAAGAAGATCATAGAGGGTCTTTCCCCCGGTGGGACTTACGCGCTTCCCGTTATGGTCGTTTTTGAACTCTACTGCGGACGTTTGAAGGAGCGGGAAGAGCTAATGCTCGAGATGATGCCAAAGGTTGAATTCAACGAAGAGGCCGCAAAGATAGCGGGTACGATCTTCAAGGACTTAATGCGAAAGGGCCAAAGACTTCCCTTTAAAGATTTACTCATCGCCGCAACGGCAATAGCCCACAATTCAGTCCTCTTCACCTGCGATAGGGGATTCGAGCGCTTTAAGGAGTACGGGCTGAAGGTGAAAATTTTGGAAAAATGAGGGCCTCAGCCCTCAACCTTCTCAATCCCTATCTTTGCATCGACCTCGGGCCACTCGACGACGAAGCCCTTTGCCTCCTCGAACTTTACTTCAACCGCCCTGGTCTCCTTCATCACGTAGTCAAGGTTCTCCTGCAGGAGTTCGCGGTTCTCGTCGGTGGTCTCTATGGTGACCCTAATGCGGTCGTTGACGTCGAGATCGAGCCTCTTGCGCATCTCCTGTATCCTCCTGACGAACTCCCTGGCGAGTCCCTCTGCTAGAAGCTCCCTCGTGAGGGTCTTGTCGACGAAGACCCTTCCGCCCTCGAAGTCCTCAGCGACGAGGAAGTCCGGCAGCTTCTCCTCAATGACTATGTGCTCCCTAGTTAGGTGGAAGGTCTTGCCTTCTATCTCAACGTCCATCTCGCCCCTCTCGTAGAGTTCCCTTCCGTGCTCGCCTATCCACTGGGTCACGAGCCTCGCGTCGCCCTTGAACTCCGGCCCGACCTTGGCGAAGTTCGGCTTTATGATCAGCTCACGCTCGACCTTTCCGACAGTTACTTCCTTGGCGTTGAGCTGGTCCTTGAGGAGCCTGTTAAGCCTCTCGACGGCCTTCTGGACTGTCTCGTCCTCAGTCTCGATGATTATCCTCCTGACCGGGTAGCGGAGCTTTATCCTGGCCTTCTGCCTCGCTGAGGAGCCTGCCTCAACGATTCTCCTCACGTACTCCATCTCGCGCTCGAGATCCTCGTCGATGGCCTTCTCGTCCGGTGTGGGCCAGTCGAGCATGTGAACGCTCTCGACACCGACGAAGGGCCTCAGGAGGTTCTGGTATATCTCCTCGGCTATGTAGGGCGTGAACGGTGCCATGAGCCTGAGCAGGACGTCGAAGACCTTCCAGACGGTGTAGTAGGCCGCCAGTTTGTCCGGGTCGTCGCCCTCGACCCACATGCGCTTCCTGATGAGCCTTATGTACCACCTGCTCAGGTCTTCAACGACGAAGTTGTAGATTGCCCTCGTCGCCTTAGTAAGCCTGAAGGTCTCTATGCCCTCGGTCACGTCTCCTATCAGGCTGTTGACCCTGCTGAGTATCCACCTGTCTTCCTCGCGGAAGGGAAGCTCCTCCGGCTTGAGCCTGGTGGGGTCAAAGCTGTCGAGGCTCATGTATGTAGCAGAGAGCACGTAGACGTTCCAGAGTATGTTGAGCATCCTCTTGACCTGCGCCAGGCCCTTCCAGCTGAAGCGGAGGTTCTCCCAGGGGTTTGTCGCCCAGAGCATGTAGAACCTGAACGGGTCCCTTCCCTCCTTCTGGACGACCTCCTCAGGTCTTATGATGTTGCCGAGGCTCTTGCTCATCTTGTCGCCCTTCTCGTCCAGGACGTAGCCGTGCATTGCAACATGCCTGTACGGAACGGTGTCGAAGGCTATAACGCTTGCCGCCTGCTGGGAGTAGAACCACTTGGTGACCTGATCCTCCCCCTCAACGATGAAGTCAGCGGGCCAGAGCTTCCTGAAGTTCTCCTCCGTCCTCGGGTAGTCGAGGGATGCCCAGCTCGCTATTCCGCTGTCGAACCAGACGTCAACGACATCCTTGACACGGCGCATCTCCTTGCCGTTGACCTCTATGATGAAGGCATCCACGTAGGGCCTGTGGAGGTCTTCTGGGCCAAGCTTCTCCTCTATTACCTTCAGCTTCTCCTCGTAGCTCTGGGGAAGCTCAACCCGCTCGCCGTTTATCTCAAGGGCAACGCTCTTCTCGACCAGCTCCCTGAAGGAGCCGACGACGTATATCTCCCCATCGTCGGCCTGCCATATCGGGAGCGGGATTCCCCAGTAGCGTTGCCTGCTTATAACCCAGTCGCCGCTGTTCATGACGCCGTTGTCGTACCTGACTTTTACCCAGTCAGGATACCAGGTGACCTTCTCGTCGTTC
This window of the Thermococcus siculi genome carries:
- a CDS encoding alpha amylase N-terminal ig-like domain-containing protein; this translates as MYKTFGFEPDHRFGRVAVVEFSTPLRGEWAYLVGSFNAFNEGSFRMRRKGDRWAVTVRLPEGVWHYGFSIDGKFETDGENPLTETYRRLSYKFERETSVAVVVGEDRIFHAPSATYLYAVGGRTHVILRGRKGAVRKATLSTGGEMFPLRRKAGDGVFEYFEAVLRGEGEIWYSFEVLTEDGETTALGPFSAKPYRLNAPEWIFDRVFYQIMPDRFDRGLPGTPRGLTEGERFHGGDLAGIIKRLDYLKEIGVNALYLTPIFESMTYHRYDVVDYFSVDRKLGGYSVFRKLVKALKDRGMKLVLDGVFHHTSFFHPWFQDVVGKGEGSEYRDFYRVTGFPVVSGEFLETLRSDGPWVEKYPKLKELDWNYESFYSVWLMPRLNHDNPKVREYIIKAMKHWLDQGADGWRLDVAHGVPPEFWREVREEMPGSAYLVGEVMDDARLWLFDVFHGTMNYPLYDLILRFFVEREIDAGEFLDGLELLSAHLGPAEYAMYNFLDNHDTERFLDLVGDRRQYLCALAFLMTYKGIPSIFYGDEIGLRGLGEEGLSAGRTPMTWDSGRWDMEVMETTKRLIELRKRSGALQLGEFVPIRFEGELLVYERVLGNERVLVAINCSDGLTVLDVPEKYRGTTGEDVLVLRGKSFVVLS
- the trmBL1 gene encoding HTH-type sugar sensing transcriptional regulator TrmBL1, translated to MHEEEIVEKLQKLGLTKYESLAYITLLKLGPSKATDITKESGIPHTRVYDVLSSLHRKGFVDVMQGSPRLYKPVNPEVVLEKIKEDFIEDIENLKVAFLDLYREVHGEDLPEIWTIQGFDNTVERAEYVIRTAKHEVLINTPFEFLKLLKSEIRARKDVLFVIISNFEDEIPDWLRGNNIILARTGGAPWLMASWIIGDIDYALFFGALPKDRRREKFYSFWAKSPKIIQNYMHWFYTIYFDNSEVIKPLNYEKLSKPLSLVNIRTLITVLKAAGLPRRAEIVGRMVDTKEPVTLDGRIVEYEYTPLTANITFRYNGSELKVGGIGSYFEDVEGEKFILLD
- a CDS encoding glycogen/starch synthase, producing the protein MKVLILGFEYLPVKVGGLAEAITSIAEGLAELGHEVVVLTPDHGRNLGEPVRTFKVASFGEDVKIEVRKREQNGVTVYSLAGGLLSEPDVYGPDWDGLLRKTVLFGKASAGLLNNLICEFKPDVVHAHDWHTVFALGLLKKYFGIRSVFTIHRLNKAKVPAEYFHEANLSELAPYPDLDPEHTGAYIADMVTTVSRSYLWEEWDFFGHFGGKVTHVFNGIDCSFWNEELIENRNLPRNERRRLVLERFGLSDGKTFMFIGRFDRAQKGVDTLLRAIEILSMDPAFGDMRFIIIGKGDPELERWAKAVENRFPENVRVITELLSRETVRELYGSVDFVIVPSYFEPFGLVQLEAMCLGAIPIGSAVGGIRDTVVDLDSDPENATGMLVPPRDAFALAKAMIRAKNLDDSTLERLRENGRRRGREDFTWRKACERYVRAYLNEVDRAISFLR
- a CDS encoding ABC transporter substrate-binding protein, coding for MILAVLMLGSLLWIPSYGASEGTLRSVHYGIASLGLAYYSSPEKLAPLMNLTNEELGELLSSGEYKLQNPVMVNYGNEWYKINQPQAIEGTTWVITVLDININENSALVVVSDSITGKQSDQTLLRRDVPVDIFGDGSIILTLKDTFVGIDGKLLALIEAHSKVSILRLVSKDQYWDLQKLGLTMGILDGVRIFLAEEWELYPVNKNRVSGIYALTRAGIDNRWSLMSASTPDGHLNVSFLTSDRLLWSPWNPLNSLDSNSYLVWSLVSDSGGYYGFDGFYHPYRCTWTVERGNFVVPNNAVIYNQTRGWISPNTGKNATVKITYHCDFGQWHNGISGGMDDLKNYIAFLYTWGYRDFDGDPYYDQLRDFWDVLPHTLGFQWLQDGYVVYGNYTHPIDDNVTAQYYLFYPQFPWELYWAIGELVANGQAYGVSNSYYFVDWKDGAQQLDLLNGTHCGDLEKVMSAIASGNAGASFPGINWGSAASRLNSDIAFYRAHGHFVISNGPYILAEYVPTKYIKLEKFTGSRTIFANYPHMPLTGNSNVIEFVPSGNFDSAVQEIARGNVDIGMFGFGWYRFESLGSDALQALELYPKTVGSFDLTVNPYHDPDKDAPIVTNASGVYFNPFAIREVRFALNYLVNRSYIVNNILGGVGTPMLGGISQTDPAYPYIPPVYRSLGLVPDGDIAYALALVERGMEKAQQEVVKYGHTLERRDDGFWYFDGQPVEVKFIIRIEDERHDIGLYVADLLEKRMGFRVKRLFWDRLKAGQVVFGKPPSNYEWNIYTGGWGTSGIEEIYPDGMISWWYSSSGYYPSAVGPNHESNITVEAALAFLGTQYGDMGTYPSAIQNASKVYFVFNNLGTPDSFSASQYISRTVPISVRTVSMLADEFNITSAGSSDVIVSVGGPLVNRITAKFDSMALVHMGIEPGRIRILTPNGEFIWNVPKPWWNVTEGYFVIQFFNDRTTGALVVTIYGTDADSTAAGAYYFMSQVYPNIDFYSGLNYMVGLWQDTETGADIPLPGAGQGDTSGFSAGDSITIVAQG
- a CDS encoding ribonuclease P protein component 2, which translates into the protein MREKPKYLPPTLRDKHRYIAFQVIGERAFTKDEIKRAIWDASLSTLGTLGSARAKTWFIKFDEKSQTGIVRVDRKHVEELRFALTLVTNINGSRAIFRTLGVSGTIKRLKRKFLAEFGWK
- a CDS encoding radical SAM protein → MVRETPYFSYAVRELPKGCQLCVRGEKLVLFTTGVCPRDCFYCPLSPWRREDVVYANERPVKRVDDIIEEASLQEAKGAGVTGGDPLARLDRTVEYIKLLKENFGEDFHVHLYTTGALATRKNLEKLYDAGLDEIRFHPDLFNPNSRLFKVEIENMKNAFDFDWDVGGEIPSIPGQFEGMKWYAEFLDNLGAKFLNVNELEFSESTLKTLLDRGFQPVSDESAAIKGSLELGLKLLEWGEENTSLSYHLCTAKLKDAVQLRNRLKRMAKKMAKPYMEITEEGTLRFGIAEYGDLDELYEFLVEEAEVPAEWLYVNREKGRIEMPEEVAVELADAVEGDVKFFIVEEYPTWDGLEVERIPLP
- a CDS encoding antitoxin VapB family protein, which codes for MGKTITIADDVYYELVKMKGKKSFSELLRELIGKKKKGNLDVLMMAFGTRTPEELEELKKELKEVEEWMDSWTPAW
- a CDS encoding type II toxin-antitoxin system VapC family toxin: MVVFELYCGRLKEREELMLEMMPKVEFNEEAAKIAGTIFKDLMRKGQRLPFKDLLIAATAIAHNSVLFTCDRGFERFKEYGLKVKILEK